A part of Carettochelys insculpta isolate YL-2023 chromosome 1, ASM3395843v1, whole genome shotgun sequence genomic DNA contains:
- the LOC142009202 gene encoding LOW QUALITY PROTEIN: inosine-uridine preferring nucleoside hydrolase-like (The sequence of the model RefSeq protein was modified relative to this genomic sequence to represent the inferred CDS: inserted 2 bases in 1 codon) has protein sequence MEYCFVFQISLVATGPLTNLALAVKLDPPFPKKLPKLFIMEGNEESGRNVTVCGEFSFTTDPEAAYIVLNEFTCPTYIATWEFTCHNSLSWTFYHEWINQNTSKXFMKKISAHSEKFIRLLCENSGDTLQTSGFVSCHSYAMAAAIDESFITESIEVAVSVERNGSLTRGMMVMDMCDYLKRENKAFVIKKCDLEKFKALLTDALKQQLAV, from the exons ATGgagtattgttttgtttttcagatttcTCTAGTTGCTACTGGTCCCCTGACTAATCTTGCTTTGGCAGTGAAATTGGATCCACCATTTCCCAAGAAGCTTCCAAAGCTGTTCATTATGGAAGGAAATGAAGAAT CCGGAAGAAATGTGACAGTCTGTGGAGAATTCAGTTTTACAACTGATCCAGAAGCTGCATACATTGTCTTAAATGAGTTCACTTGCCCTACTTATATTGCAACATGGGAATTCACATGTCACAATTCATTGTCTTGG ACCT TTTATCATGAGTGGATTAATCAGAACACCAGCAA GTTCATGAAGAAAATATCTGCTCACTCTGAAAAATTCATTCGGTTACTATGTGAAAACTCAGGCGACACCTTACAGACTTCAGGATTTGTGTCTTGTCATTCTTACGCTATGGCTGCTGCAATTGATGAGAGCTTTATCACAGAATCCATAGAAGTTGCTGTAAGTGTGGAGCGGAATGGCTCACTAACTAGAGGAATGATGGTAATGGATATGTGTGATTACCTTAAGAGAGAAAATAAAGCTTTTGTTATTAAGAAGTGTGACTTAGAGAAGTTCAAGGCACTTCTCACTGATGCTCTAAAACAACAGCTGGCTGTCTAA